A region of Flocculibacter collagenilyticus DNA encodes the following proteins:
- the recR gene encoding recombination mediator RecR → MKFSPLVSELVESLKCLPGVGPKSAQRIAFHLLERNRLGGEKLGSALLSAMENVGHCEKCRTFSEEAICSICQNQRRLDNATLCVVESPADVVAIEQTGQFTGRYFVLMGRLSPLDGIGPKEVGLDELEHQLASDHIKEVILATNPTVEGEATAHYIAEICAKYDIQATRIAHGVPVGGELEYVDGTTLSHAFTGRAVINSNRN, encoded by the coding sequence ATGAAATTTAGCCCATTAGTTTCAGAGTTAGTAGAGTCACTAAAATGTTTGCCGGGTGTAGGGCCAAAATCTGCTCAACGTATTGCTTTCCATCTTCTTGAAAGAAATCGGTTGGGCGGAGAAAAGTTAGGAAGTGCATTATTATCTGCAATGGAAAACGTTGGTCATTGTGAAAAATGCCGAACCTTTTCAGAGGAAGCGATATGTAGTATTTGCCAAAATCAGCGTCGCTTAGATAATGCGACATTATGTGTAGTAGAGTCACCTGCTGATGTTGTTGCCATAGAGCAAACAGGCCAGTTTACGGGTCGTTACTTTGTGCTTATGGGCAGGTTATCTCCGTTAGATGGCATTGGCCCTAAAGAAGTAGGGCTAGACGAGTTAGAGCATCAACTTGCCAGTGATCATATTAAAGAAGTCATCTTAGCAACAAACCCAACCGTTGAAGGTGAGGCAACCGCTCATTATATTGCTGAAATATGCGCTAAATATGATATTCAAGCCACTCGTATTGCTCATGGTGTACCTGTAGGTGGTGAATTAGAATATGTAGACGGTACTACGCTGTCACATGCATTTACTGGTAGAGCCGTCATCAATTCCAACCGAAATTAA
- a CDS encoding YbaB/EbfC family nucleoid-associated protein has product MFKGGMGNIMKQAQKMQEQMQKAQEDIAKLEVVGEAGAGMVKVTMLGNHNVRRVELDESLMEDDKDMIEDLLAAAVNDAVRRVEQTNKEKMAEVTGGMNLPPGMKMPF; this is encoded by the coding sequence ATGTTTAAAGGTGGCATGGGCAACATCATGAAACAAGCCCAAAAAATGCAAGAGCAAATGCAAAAAGCCCAAGAAGATATCGCAAAACTAGAAGTAGTTGGTGAAGCGGGCGCTGGCATGGTTAAAGTAACAATGTTGGGTAATCACAATGTTCGCCGTGTTGAATTAGATGAAAGTCTAATGGAAGACGATAAAGACATGATTGAAGATCTATTAGCCGCAGCAGTTAACGACGCTGTCCGCCGTGTAGAACAAACTAATAAAGAAAAAATGGCAGAAGTAACGGGTGGCATGAATTTACCACCGGGTATGAAAATGCCATTCTAA
- the dnaX gene encoding DNA polymerase III subunit gamma/tau, translated as MSYQVLARKWRPANFSELVGQDHVKMALTNALEQERLHHAYLFTGTRGVGKTTIARILAKSLNCEKGITATPCGQCNVCSDVERGRFVDLIEIDAASRTKVEDTREILDNVQYAPTQGRYKVYLIDEVHMLSKHSFNALLKTLEEPPQHVKFLLATTDPQKLPITILSRCLQFNLKSLTRSQIAAQLTFILEQENITAQASALQLLAKAAKGSMRDALSLTDQAIAQSNASLTDDQVHQMLGTLDVSWAVKLLQAIFEQQVAQLFQYKSDMELLAPDYESILDDILNLLHLIALTQVLPSAAELEEEYEAFVKHAADTVTAEDIQLYYQIVLNGKRDLPFSADNKAGFEMVMLRILSFKPVSGARQQAQAATVQTTHQAGGQSTNYSEKSAPEISVPPVSEASVAETSAVEASVTVQHTASDQDESSQNLAQQQAEIMQQAESMKGHSLDNDLLGSDSLGNDSLEKDSFSSNPTDANLLPEQEAHSAVSAQPAPLTANTIEHSDPLAAILATRTNSNERAFTQADSEKKLSKPPEATNNAEAAPQATVTNYQQTDESPYSTLEQAQQQSPVQTAEVANASSIQHSVEQPFGQPSRSAGIEQIDNANLTGVSPSDENNTAVEKSADENSSELEAQTTPVAPPEAPQLIALSEQGYTDQVRIASQVDQWANLVDRTGVTGRVRQIALHSVCEQIDDTFKLTLANEQSHLVTENSYNQLLAALQNTLQQNVILQIENTQELLKTPYNIQIEIDQYRLRRAKEIIFSDPVVQFMQQEFDAQVNEDSIRPLN; from the coding sequence ATGAGCTATCAGGTTTTAGCAAGAAAGTGGCGTCCTGCAAATTTTTCTGAATTAGTTGGTCAAGACCATGTAAAAATGGCGTTGACCAATGCGCTAGAACAAGAAAGATTACATCATGCTTACTTGTTCACTGGGACCAGAGGTGTTGGTAAAACAACTATAGCCCGTATTCTTGCTAAAAGCCTGAACTGTGAAAAAGGCATTACTGCAACACCTTGCGGACAATGCAATGTATGCAGTGATGTAGAGCGAGGTCGCTTTGTTGATTTAATTGAAATTGACGCGGCCTCGCGCACCAAAGTAGAAGATACCAGAGAAATTTTAGATAACGTTCAATATGCACCTACGCAGGGTAGATATAAAGTTTACCTTATTGATGAAGTGCACATGTTGTCTAAACACAGTTTTAATGCGTTACTAAAAACGTTAGAAGAGCCCCCGCAACACGTTAAGTTTTTATTGGCCACAACCGATCCTCAAAAACTCCCAATCACTATTTTATCGCGCTGTTTGCAATTTAATTTAAAGTCATTAACGCGCTCGCAAATTGCAGCACAGCTTACCTTTATTCTTGAGCAAGAAAATATTACTGCACAAGCAAGTGCACTGCAGTTATTAGCAAAAGCTGCGAAAGGAAGCATGCGAGATGCGCTGTCGTTAACCGACCAAGCAATTGCGCAATCCAATGCATCGTTAACTGATGATCAAGTTCATCAAATGTTAGGTACATTAGACGTTTCATGGGCTGTAAAATTACTACAAGCTATTTTTGAACAGCAAGTCGCGCAATTGTTTCAATACAAAAGTGATATGGAACTATTGGCGCCAGATTACGAAAGTATTCTTGATGATATTTTGAATTTGTTGCACTTAATTGCTTTAACGCAAGTACTACCTAGTGCAGCTGAACTTGAAGAAGAATACGAGGCGTTTGTTAAGCATGCAGCTGATACGGTAACGGCGGAAGATATCCAACTTTATTATCAAATTGTGCTCAATGGTAAGCGCGACTTGCCTTTTAGTGCTGACAATAAAGCTGGCTTTGAAATGGTCATGCTGCGGATTTTGTCATTCAAGCCTGTTAGTGGTGCTAGGCAGCAAGCGCAAGCTGCAACGGTGCAAACTACTCATCAAGCTGGTGGCCAATCAACAAATTATTCTGAGAAGAGCGCTCCTGAAATATCAGTGCCGCCAGTTTCTGAAGCATCGGTTGCTGAAACATCGGCTGTTGAAGCATCGGTGACAGTACAGCACACTGCCAGTGATCAAGATGAAAGTAGTCAAAACTTAGCGCAGCAGCAAGCTGAAATTATGCAGCAAGCCGAGTCAATGAAGGGGCACTCACTAGATAACGATTTATTAGGTAGCGATTCATTAGGAAACGATTCATTAGAAAAAGACTCATTCAGCAGCAATCCAACAGACGCCAACCTGTTACCTGAACAAGAAGCCCATTCTGCGGTGTCTGCACAGCCTGCGCCATTGACGGCAAACACAATTGAACACAGTGATCCACTCGCCGCCATACTAGCAACTAGAACAAATTCTAATGAACGTGCGTTTACGCAGGCGGATAGTGAAAAAAAGTTAAGTAAGCCGCCTGAGGCAACAAACAATGCTGAAGCTGCACCGCAAGCGACTGTCACGAACTATCAGCAAACGGATGAATCACCCTATTCAACTTTAGAGCAAGCTCAACAGCAAAGCCCTGTGCAAACCGCAGAGGTTGCAAATGCATCATCCATTCAGCACTCTGTTGAACAGCCTTTTGGTCAGCCTTCACGGTCTGCAGGCATTGAGCAAATTGATAATGCAAACCTTACTGGAGTTAGTCCATCAGATGAAAATAACACTGCCGTAGAAAAAAGCGCAGATGAAAATAGTAGTGAACTGGAAGCGCAAACAACGCCCGTAGCACCGCCTGAAGCTCCTCAATTAATTGCTTTATCTGAGCAGGGGTACACCGACCAAGTAAGAATCGCCTCACAAGTCGATCAGTGGGCTAATTTAGTAGATAGAACTGGTGTGACTGGGCGGGTTCGCCAAATTGCACTGCACTCTGTTTGTGAGCAAATTGATGATACATTTAAGCTTACACTCGCCAATGAGCAAAGCCACTTAGTAACTGAAAATTCGTATAATCAACTATTAGCCGCACTACAAAATACATTGCAACAAAATGTCATACTGCAAATTGAAAATACGCAAGAATTACTAAAAACCCCCTATAATATTCAAATAGAGATTGATCAATATAGGTTACGTCGCGCCAAAGAAATTATTTTTTCTGATCCTGTTGTTCAGTTTATGCAACAAGAGTTTGACGCACAGGTAAATGAAGATAGCATTAGACCGCTAAATTAG
- the apt gene encoding adenine phosphoribosyltransferase produces MSNEQLELIKASIKAVADYPKPGIMFRDVTSLMQDPEAFSLVINHFKEKYQDQGFTKIIGTEARGFIFGAPLAYAMGVSFVPVRKPGKLPRETIAESYALEYGTDTLEIHTDALEAGDKVLLVDDLLATGGTIEATAKLAERLGAKAEHAAFVVSLPDLGGEARLKNLNIDVHAIVEYEGD; encoded by the coding sequence ATGAGTAATGAACAACTTGAATTAATTAAAGCCAGTATTAAAGCCGTAGCTGACTATCCAAAGCCAGGTATCATGTTTAGAGACGTGACAAGTCTAATGCAAGATCCTGAAGCTTTCTCGTTAGTGATCAATCATTTTAAAGAAAAATATCAGGACCAAGGGTTTACTAAAATCATTGGAACTGAGGCGCGTGGCTTTATTTTCGGTGCACCGTTAGCATACGCAATGGGCGTTTCATTTGTGCCTGTTCGCAAGCCAGGTAAATTACCAAGAGAAACAATTGCAGAAAGCTATGCACTTGAATACGGTACAGATACACTAGAAATTCACACTGATGCACTTGAAGCAGGTGATAAAGTACTTTTAGTTGATGACCTATTAGCAACGGGTGGCACAATTGAAGCTACCGCTAAATTAGCAGAGCGACTGGGTGCAAAAGCTGAACATGCTGCATTTGTTGTATCGTTGCCAGATTTAGGTGGCGAGGCAAGACTTAAAAACTTAAATATAGATGTTCATGCGATAGTTGAGTACGAAGGCGACTAA
- a CDS encoding response regulator: MNQRILLVDDNIKVRSNLLSELTKMDYLVIEASDGLDGLKKANQYDVDCCLIDYKMPIMDGVILCKNLRKLAKYKHTPIYIMTTEKNEQLINQAKKYNVQVVLEKPISSSLLLSVIGEGLNDKIA, translated from the coding sequence ATGAATCAACGTATTTTGTTGGTTGATGACAATATAAAAGTTCGTAGTAACTTGTTGTCTGAACTAACCAAGATGGACTATTTAGTTATAGAAGCCAGTGACGGCTTAGATGGATTAAAAAAAGCAAATCAATATGACGTAGATTGTTGTTTAATTGATTACAAAATGCCAATTATGGATGGAGTGATACTTTGTAAAAATCTTCGTAAACTCGCTAAATATAAACATACTCCCATTTATATAATGACCACAGAAAAAAATGAACAACTGATCAATCAAGCAAAAAAATATAATGTTCAAGTGGTCTTAGAAAAGCCTATCTCGTCAAGTTTGTTATTATCGGTTATTGGCGAAGGTCTTAACGATAAAATTGCTTAA
- a CDS encoding HvfC family RiPP maturation protein → MAETSFKDVQATFMAHIRDPENIAPLDDIEDRRLNIYRELFFNNIEGFVSSGFPVLKSLYKEDEWLSLVRAFFISHDCKSPYFLHISKEFLDYILEERAPENAEFPFIQELAHYEWIELALATAEDDVSLPIEGNVEHTPLALSSLAYSLSYHFPVHQISIDFIPTEPLDEPIYLVVYRDVGDEVQFLQINGITAVLLSFIQQQPGIRFAELVTRIDAMFEQLTKQQIEAGALTVLRQLADKRIIRQKADE, encoded by the coding sequence ATGGCTGAAACATCGTTTAAAGACGTTCAAGCAACATTTATGGCACACATTCGGGATCCTGAAAATATAGCGCCATTGGATGATATAGAGGATAGACGTTTAAATATTTACCGAGAGTTATTCTTCAATAATATTGAAGGGTTTGTTTCATCAGGCTTTCCGGTGCTAAAAAGTTTGTACAAAGAAGATGAGTGGTTGAGCTTGGTTAGAGCGTTTTTTATTTCTCATGATTGTAAATCGCCTTATTTTTTACATATCTCGAAAGAGTTTTTAGATTATATACTTGAGGAAAGAGCCCCAGAGAACGCTGAGTTTCCATTTATCCAAGAGCTTGCGCATTATGAGTGGATAGAGCTAGCATTAGCGACCGCAGAAGATGATGTTTCATTGCCGATTGAAGGGAATGTAGAACACACTCCATTAGCGCTATCTTCTTTGGCTTACTCATTAAGTTATCATTTCCCAGTTCATCAAATATCCATTGACTTCATCCCAACTGAACCGTTAGATGAACCTATTTACTTGGTTGTATACCGCGATGTAGGTGATGAAGTTCAGTTTTTACAAATTAATGGTATTACTGCAGTGTTACTTAGTTTTATTCAGCAGCAGCCAGGGATCCGATTTGCTGAACTTGTCACCAGAATTGATGCAATGTTTGAGCAATTAACGAAGCAGCAAATTGAAGCAGGGGCGCTGACCGTTTTACGACAGCTAGCCGACAAAAGAATTATTCGACAAAAAGCAGACGAATAA
- a CDS encoding HvfB family MNIO-type RiPP peptide maturase, which produces MDKEQTLHGAGLGLRREMLDEVLSHSPDVVSFYEVAPENWIPLGGKYAKKFRQLTEQHSFTTHGLSLSIGSPAALDVDFVKQVKAFLDLHNISVYSEHLSYCSGEGHMYDLMPIPFTEDAVAHVVSRVKTVQDIIERPLVLENVSYYAAPGQQLSEIEFTNAVLEGADCELLLDVNNIYVNSINHGYDAETFLAALPTHRIRYGHIAGHYNEDVDLIVDTHGADVITPVWQLLQKAYEIHGVFPTLLERDFNIPPLSELAKEVKLIKKQQSEAMSNPKVCYG; this is translated from the coding sequence ATGGATAAAGAACAGACACTTCATGGCGCTGGTCTGGGGTTACGAAGAGAAATGCTTGATGAGGTGTTGTCACATTCGCCAGATGTCGTCTCTTTTTATGAAGTGGCACCAGAAAACTGGATACCACTTGGGGGGAAGTACGCAAAGAAATTTAGACAGCTAACCGAGCAACATAGTTTTACCACTCATGGTTTAAGCTTATCGATTGGTAGCCCCGCCGCGTTAGATGTTGACTTTGTAAAACAAGTGAAAGCATTTTTAGATTTGCACAATATTAGTGTTTACAGTGAGCATTTAAGTTACTGCTCAGGTGAAGGGCACATGTATGATTTGATGCCGATACCGTTCACCGAAGATGCGGTAGCGCACGTTGTCAGCAGAGTTAAAACCGTACAAGACATAATTGAAAGGCCATTGGTACTTGAAAATGTATCTTATTATGCAGCGCCAGGACAACAGCTTTCAGAAATCGAATTTACCAATGCGGTACTTGAAGGGGCTGACTGCGAGCTATTACTCGATGTAAATAACATCTATGTCAACTCGATTAATCATGGATATGATGCTGAAACTTTTTTGGCGGCACTACCAACCCATCGAATTCGATATGGACATATAGCAGGTCATTATAATGAAGATGTTGATCTTATTGTTGATACACACGGTGCAGATGTGATCACGCCCGTTTGGCAGCTATTACAAAAAGCCTATGAAATTCATGGTGTTTTCCCTACGTTATTGGAAAGAGACTTTAATATTCCGCCACTCTCGGAGCTGGCTAAAGAAGTGAAATTAATTAAAAAGCAACAAAGTGAAGCAATGAGTAATCCGAAGGTATGTTATGGCTGA
- a CDS encoding HvfA family oxazolone/thioamide-modified RiPP metallophore, translating into MKTIKQTSIAAAVGAVAVSTVALTSVNANANPFEVNELVAGYQLDAGEGKCGEGKCGEGKKAKKEGKCGEGKCGEGKCGGDKKAKKEGKCGEGKCGEGKCGGDKKAKKEGKCGEGKCGEGKCGGDKKAKKEGKCGEGKCGEGKCGGDKKAKKEGKCGEGKCGGAA; encoded by the coding sequence ATGAAAACGATTAAACAAACAAGCATCGCGGCAGCGGTTGGTGCAGTTGCAGTAAGTACAGTTGCGTTAACTTCTGTTAATGCTAATGCAAATCCATTTGAAGTAAATGAACTTGTTGCGGGTTACCAGTTAGATGCTGGTGAAGGCAAATGTGGTGAAGGTAAATGCGGCGAAGGCAAAAAAGCCAAGAAAGAAGGCAAATGTGGCGAAGGCAAGTGCGGTGAAGGTAAATGCGGCGGCGACAAAAAAGCCAAGAAAGAAGGTAAATGTGGCGAAGGCAAATGCGGTGAAGGTAAATGCGGCGGCGACAAAAAAGCCAAAAAAGAAGGTAAATGTGGCGAAGGCAAGTGCGGTGAAGGTAAATGCGGCGGCGACAAAAAAGCCAAAAAAGAAGGTAAATGTGGCGAAGGCAAGTGCGGTGAAGGTAAATGCGGCGGCGATAAAAAAGCCAAAAAAGAAGGTAAATGTGGTGAAGGCAAATGCGGTGGTGCTGCATAG
- a CDS encoding DUF6445 family protein, with amino-acid sequence MHAQYSDQLDLPSVPYNAPTLTYEKPELGINYWICDDFFPQKTAIEIANRCFNKSKWKLGKPYTNELWPGMRSKNALKKKELAQVEEWAKQQLKKSKLWVAESNDVVVDSNTAILVGSEEGDARPHVDNRKLCEYGAVLYLSKNPAPKSGTSFYRMRYSNGAAGGNLVQHPYHNLVDALKTTSLPPDSWYEDHQIENQFNRLILFKGNMVHSASGYFGKDKRDKRLAITFFWMTEE; translated from the coding sequence ATGCATGCGCAATATTCAGATCAATTAGACCTTCCTAGTGTTCCATATAATGCTCCAACCTTAACTTACGAAAAGCCAGAGCTTGGAATTAACTATTGGATTTGTGACGACTTTTTTCCACAAAAAACAGCGATTGAAATTGCTAATAGGTGTTTTAACAAAAGTAAGTGGAAGCTTGGTAAGCCATATACAAATGAGTTATGGCCAGGCATGCGTTCAAAAAACGCATTAAAGAAAAAGGAACTTGCCCAAGTTGAAGAATGGGCAAAACAGCAGCTCAAAAAATCTAAACTCTGGGTAGCTGAATCTAACGATGTTGTGGTGGATAGTAACACTGCTATTTTAGTTGGGTCTGAGGAGGGGGATGCTCGTCCACATGTTGATAACCGAAAACTATGCGAATACGGCGCAGTATTATATCTAAGCAAAAATCCTGCTCCCAAGTCTGGTACTTCATTTTATCGCATGAGATATTCAAATGGTGCGGCTGGTGGAAACTTAGTTCAGCATCCTTACCATAATCTTGTAGACGCTTTAAAAACCACCAGCTTGCCACCTGATTCATGGTATGAAGATCACCAAATTGAAAACCAGTTTAACCGCCTGATCTTATTTAAAGGAAATATGGTTCACAGTGCCAGTGGTTATTTTGGTAAAGACAAGCGTGACAAACGCCTTGCTATTACCTTTTTCTGGATGACCGAAGAGTAG
- a CDS encoding M1 family metallopeptidase, producing MLNHAKAALFTLASLLCLTTSYVTNAEDSYTDANLEQVESTHLYLDLFVNFDEKRLEGFVEHTLEWSDKAKPKLVVDTRDLVIKSTYALLNGQWRSAKFELGKVHPVKGAPLTIYLPGAAEKVRIHYHSTPKASGLQWLTKAQTAGKQYPFMFSQSQAIHARSWIPVQDTPAMRVTYSARIATPKPLLAVMSADNSANTEKDGDYHFSMPQAIPPYLIAIGVGDLEYKAMSKQTAIYAESYILDDAVAEFNDTQEMMDQTTNIYGDYAWGRYDLLVLPPSFPFGGMENPRLSFITPTVIAGDKSLVNLIAHELAHSWSGNLVTNATWEDLWLNEGFTSYVENRIMEEVFGEDRAVMEQALAADSLNGDLASLDKDDTRLKLSLNGRDPDVSFSEIPYVKGQLFLIYLEQKFGRDKFDPFVKQYFDDYAFLSLTTKDFVKYVKKHLTHKYPGIVSDEKLQEWIFGTGLPADAPQPKSDAFKKVKQSQHAWLEGKAELSSLSTEKWTVHEWLYFINELPRNLSEEHMLQLDQSFNLTNSKNAEIAFAWFNLAIENGYQAINPKLDQYLSSIGRGKLIVPLYKRLSEGEKRAWAHEVYKKARPGYHPLAQSRIDPFFK from the coding sequence ATGTTAAATCATGCAAAAGCAGCGCTGTTTACGCTTGCTTCGCTACTGTGCTTAACCACTAGTTATGTAACTAATGCAGAAGATAGCTATACCGATGCGAATCTGGAACAAGTTGAGTCTACTCACTTATACCTTGATCTATTTGTTAACTTTGACGAGAAAAGGTTAGAAGGTTTTGTTGAACATACGCTGGAATGGAGCGATAAAGCAAAGCCAAAACTTGTTGTTGATACAAGAGACCTAGTAATAAAAAGTACTTATGCACTACTTAACGGACAATGGCGAAGTGCTAAATTTGAGTTAGGCAAGGTGCATCCTGTTAAAGGTGCTCCGTTAACCATTTACTTGCCCGGCGCAGCTGAAAAAGTACGCATTCATTACCACTCCACGCCAAAAGCGTCTGGTTTACAATGGCTGACAAAAGCGCAAACGGCGGGGAAGCAATATCCATTTATGTTTAGCCAATCTCAAGCCATTCATGCGCGTAGCTGGATACCTGTACAAGATACACCTGCAATGCGTGTTACTTATAGCGCACGTATCGCTACGCCAAAGCCCCTATTAGCGGTAATGAGTGCTGACAATAGTGCAAACACAGAAAAAGATGGCGATTACCATTTCTCAATGCCTCAAGCCATCCCGCCTTATTTAATTGCTATTGGGGTAGGTGATTTAGAATATAAAGCCATGTCTAAGCAAACTGCAATTTATGCCGAATCATATATTTTAGATGATGCTGTGGCAGAGTTTAATGACACTCAAGAAATGATGGATCAAACAACTAATATATATGGCGATTATGCTTGGGGTCGTTATGACTTACTTGTTTTGCCACCTAGCTTTCCGTTTGGTGGAATGGAGAACCCACGTCTTTCCTTTATTACCCCTACGGTCATCGCTGGTGATAAAAGCCTTGTAAATTTAATTGCACATGAGTTAGCACATTCTTGGTCAGGTAATTTAGTAACGAATGCTACGTGGGAAGATCTTTGGCTGAACGAAGGATTTACCAGCTATGTTGAAAATAGAATTATGGAAGAAGTATTTGGTGAAGACCGCGCAGTAATGGAGCAAGCATTAGCTGCCGACAGTTTAAATGGTGATTTAGCGTCATTAGATAAAGATGATACACGTTTAAAGTTATCGCTAAACGGTCGCGATCCAGATGTTTCATTTAGTGAAATACCTTACGTAAAAGGGCAGCTATTTCTAATATACTTAGAACAGAAGTTTGGCCGTGATAAATTCGACCCATTTGTTAAACAATACTTTGATGATTATGCTTTTTTATCGTTAACTACTAAAGACTTCGTCAAGTATGTTAAAAAACATTTAACGCATAAATATCCGGGAATAGTGAGTGACGAAAAGCTACAAGAATGGATTTTTGGAACAGGTTTACCTGCTGATGCCCCTCAACCTAAGTCAGATGCCTTCAAAAAAGTTAAACAGAGCCAACATGCTTGGTTAGAAGGGAAAGCAGAATTATCCAGTTTATCTACTGAAAAGTGGACCGTTCACGAGTGGTTATATTTTATTAATGAATTGCCGAGAAATTTATCTGAAGAGCACATGCTGCAACTTGATCAATCATTTAATTTAACCAATTCAAAAAATGCTGAAATTGCATTTGCTTGGTTCAATTTAGCAATTGAAAATGGGTATCAAGCTATTAACCCGAAGTTAGATCAATACTTGTCTAGTATTGGACGTGGAAAACTTATTGTTCCTCTTTATAAGCGTTTATCCGAAGGTGAAAAAAGAGCATGGGCACACGAGGTATACAAGAAGGCAAGGCCGGGCTACCACCCATTGGCACAATCAAGAATTGATCCATTCTTCAAATAA
- a CDS encoding sigma-70 family RNA polymerase sigma factor translates to MAISLGLKQWLLPEASNEQLMGKYSETGEVKWLEQLVERCGDDLFHFITSQTDRDMAKDICQLTWLKVIDNRSIYSQSGSFKAWLFQISRYLLIDEMRRQRRWHMEELNEHITEQQALLSVEINVNESKSIQAAFNKALETLPFLQREAFILQQEGFSLRDIAKITSAEMETVKSRLRYAKGQLKKQLTSLDLKEL, encoded by the coding sequence ATGGCAATATCGTTAGGTTTAAAACAGTGGCTCTTACCCGAGGCGTCAAATGAGCAGTTAATGGGTAAGTACTCAGAAACGGGTGAAGTAAAATGGCTTGAGCAGCTAGTTGAGCGTTGTGGCGATGATTTATTTCACTTTATTACCAGCCAGACAGATCGTGATATGGCAAAAGATATTTGCCAATTAACTTGGTTAAAAGTGATTGATAATCGTTCGATTTACAGCCAGTCAGGCTCATTCAAAGCATGGCTCTTTCAAATTTCAAGGTATTTACTAATTGATGAAATGCGCAGGCAGCGTCGTTGGCATATGGAAGAGTTAAATGAACATATTACTGAGCAGCAGGCGTTATTAAGCGTTGAAATTAACGTAAATGAGAGCAAAAGCATTCAAGCGGCATTCAACAAGGCGTTAGAAACGCTGCCATTTTTACAACGCGAAGCATTTATTTTGCAGCAAGAAGGCTTTAGTTTGCGTGATATAGCAAAAATAACCAGTGCTGAAATGGAAACGGTGAAAAGCCGTTTACGCTATGCCAAAGGTCAATTGAAAAAGCAATTAACATCATTGGATTTAAAGGAGTTGTAA
- a CDS encoding energy transducer TonB → MEHTASVNYAMPFREINASKPIKLLGSLVIGSATTFGLFAFMSYLISGPQSHDPQVIEYPEVEIFNQVEDTPVDENVRKLPSPPEIPEMPPQIEQSTVSEATSPSFAFDGFDLDIGTDLKLSNDLSAGADNEAMPIVRIDPKYPIAAAREGIEGWVELSFTISGAGTVENVKVIEALPDRMFNREAIRALRKWKYKPKTVDGKSVALPNQRIRLEFSLNY, encoded by the coding sequence ATGGAACATACCGCATCCGTAAATTACGCAATGCCATTTCGTGAAATAAACGCATCAAAGCCAATAAAGTTGTTAGGTTCATTAGTTATTGGCAGTGCGACAACTTTTGGTTTATTTGCATTTATGAGTTACTTGATTAGTGGGCCGCAGTCTCACGATCCGCAAGTAATAGAGTACCCAGAAGTAGAAATTTTTAATCAAGTAGAGGATACACCGGTTGATGAAAATGTAAGAAAGTTGCCGTCACCTCCGGAAATACCTGAAATGCCACCGCAAATTGAACAGTCGACAGTATCAGAAGCAACGTCGCCGAGTTTTGCGTTTGATGGTTTTGATTTAGATATAGGTACCGACTTGAAACTATCAAATGACTTAAGCGCTGGTGCTGATAATGAAGCGATGCCTATTGTTAGAATTGATCCTAAATATCCCATTGCGGCTGCTCGTGAAGGCATAGAAGGGTGGGTAGAGTTAAGCTTCACCATTTCGGGGGCAGGTACGGTTGAAAATGTAAAAGTAATAGAAGCATTACCAGATAGAATGTTTAATCGTGAGGCAATTCGTGCATTAAGAAAGTGGAAATATAAACCTAAAACGGTTGATGGTAAGTCTGTAGCATTACCTAATCAAAGAATTCGATTAGAGTTCTCTTTAAATTATTAA